The following proteins come from a genomic window of Pirellula staleyi DSM 6068:
- a CDS encoding trypsin-like peptidase domain-containing protein, which produces MAIIIPEIRELESIVHQMRPALRVSKNRFERSPIGWEELDAHRESIERALQATGRLESDDPSVPYFGTAFLVGDGIALTTRHVVELFANGHGETDLNIKRHRKVWINFNAETEGDTSEVAYVTGIEFIHPYWDVAAIRVETSRGGLVLESAPSTANTNITVIGYPALDMRSDLDIQLRIFESVFNVKRLLPGRLGGEELIESYGNNVLALTHDASTLGGTAGAPVIDIRSGHVVGINFAGVYLKANYAVPSWKLMQDSRVRRHLGFLEPPWMNLWEKPIQPLNLKENPAWTVISGQAIRNHEAYLTHDQVLDLCRLLVGAFPTDESIASLFLGIAPEIVASLPSGNNPKEKLLNRLQALNNIGRIIGGQSPLQLILKTAALLRESFPDEQILQQYLAIVSK; this is translated from the coding sequence ACGCACATCGAGAATCGATCGAACGAGCCCTCCAGGCAACTGGGCGACTCGAATCGGACGATCCGTCGGTGCCCTATTTTGGTACAGCATTTCTCGTTGGTGACGGAATAGCCCTAACCACACGTCATGTTGTGGAGTTGTTTGCGAATGGGCATGGCGAAACAGATCTAAACATCAAACGCCACCGCAAAGTATGGATTAATTTCAATGCCGAAACAGAAGGCGACACTAGCGAAGTTGCCTATGTGACCGGCATTGAATTCATTCATCCTTACTGGGATGTTGCGGCGATTCGGGTAGAAACATCGCGGGGTGGACTTGTACTTGAGTCCGCTCCTTCCACCGCGAATACTAATATAACGGTAATCGGTTACCCAGCTTTGGACATGCGGTCTGACTTAGACATCCAGCTAAGGATCTTTGAATCCGTATTCAACGTCAAACGCTTGCTCCCAGGAAGACTAGGTGGCGAAGAATTGATTGAGTCCTACGGCAACAACGTGCTGGCGCTAACCCATGATGCTTCCACTTTAGGCGGTACTGCTGGCGCTCCGGTTATTGACATACGATCTGGCCATGTCGTGGGAATTAACTTTGCAGGCGTATATCTGAAAGCTAACTACGCGGTCCCGTCATGGAAATTGATGCAAGATTCACGAGTTAGACGGCATCTTGGCTTTCTAGAGCCACCATGGATGAACCTTTGGGAAAAGCCTATTCAACCACTTAACTTGAAAGAGAATCCGGCGTGGACCGTAATTTCTGGGCAGGCAATTAGGAATCATGAGGCCTACCTTACCCACGATCAAGTCTTGGATCTTTGCCGACTTTTGGTAGGTGCCTTTCCTACAGATGAAAGCATTGCATCGCTGTTTCTGGGCATTGCTCCAGAAATCGTCGCCTCGCTACCTAGCGGTAACAATCCGAAGGAGAAATTGCTAAATCGACTTCAAGCGTTAAATAACATCGGTCGCATCATAGGTGGTCAGTCACCGCTGCAATTGATATTGAAAACGGCAGCATTGCTAAGGGAGTCGTTTCCAGACGAACAGATCTTGCAGCAGTACCTAGCAATTGTAAGTAAATAA